Proteins from one Triticum aestivum cultivar Chinese Spring chromosome 7A, IWGSC CS RefSeq v2.1, whole genome shotgun sequence genomic window:
- the LOC123149592 gene encoding probable LRR receptor-like serine/threonine-protein kinase At4g37250, whose product METRRRGGGGGGAGVCHGVVMYGLLLVLLVCGRGASGLDADGELLMAFRRAVTADPLGALRSWSYSDDSACAWNGVICNGFPQPQQQASTVNLTSASADGSGSGNFSTLAGGRANGTLLGLNASMAAATVSRVIGLVLPGAQLSGSFPAELARVEHLRHLDLSGNALNGTLPAALLLNATELRVLSLAGNDLSGALPDASYARALQELNLSDNALAGWLPAALLRAPGLAVLGLANNYLAGELPAGGLGGLQVVDLSNNYFRGQLPADFGGAQLRFLNVSSNSLTGALPAELSHVVPANTTVDLSNNNFTGAVPPAGPFAAQPAAAYEGNPGLCGPPLKHACSIPSSLSNPPNATDSPPAFAAIPKSAARAPPGSPEAQAPRGGQGKLKPLVILAIVAGDLAGVGLLFMLFMYVYHIRKKRRQRREENPTAQQHKGIGGGAKALSVARAREEKTATSRGCCIGGRKNDGSDSSDCSASSSDAASDDGGGEDPKKRAGSYIGWGTPQHHSKNKQERQQQQAPAPATLVTVDGGDGELEMETLLKASAYILGATGSSIVYKAVLADGTALAVRRIGESGGADKLKDFEAQVRAVARFRHPNILRLRGFYWGADEKLLIHDYAANGSLANIAFTRRFGAPSPMHLNLEARLRIARGLARGLAFIHDKKGVHGNVKPSNILLGADMEPVVGDLGLDRLLSGEAAASRGGGGASARLFGSKRSMHSTSSLPDLSQMPAGAGASPSASAPPPYQAPECLKSLRPNAKWDVYSFGMVLLELLSGRVYSEVELCQWHAGVAGAIDDQRGRVLRMADPTLRGEAVDGGSEDALLGCFRLAFACCAMAPGKRPAMRDAAALLDRIPVLSSASISAVETPPY is encoded by the exons ATGGAgacgaggaggcgcggcggcggcggcggtggcgcgggagTTTGTCATGGGGTGGTGATGTACGGCCTATTGCTGGTGCTGCTGGTCTGTGGCCGCGGGGCCAGCGGGCTGGACGCGGACGGGGAGCTGCTCATGGCCTTCCGGCGCGCGGTCACCGCCGACCCGCTCGGCGCGCTCCGCAGCTGGAGCTACTCCGACGACTCCGCCTGCGCCTGGAACGGCGTCATCTGCAACGGCTTCCCGCAGCCCCAGCAGCAGGCCTCCACGGTCAACCTCACCTCCGCCTCCGCCGACGGCAGCGGGAGCGGGAACTTCAGCACGCTCGCCGGTGGCAGGGCGAACGGCACGCTGCTCGGCCTCAACGCGTCGATGGCCGCGGCCACGGTGTCGCGGGTCATCGGCCTCGTCCTCCCCGGCGCGCAGCTCTCCGGGTCGTTCCCCGCCGAGCTGGCCCGCGTCGAGCACCTGCGCCACCTCGACCTCTCCGGGAACGCCCTCAACGGGACCCTCCCCGCCGCGCTGCTGCTCAACGCCACCGAGCTCCGCGTGCTCTCGCTCGCCGGAAACGACCTCTCCGGCGCGCTCCCGGACGCGTCCTACGCGCGCGCGCTCCAGGAGCTCAACCTCTCCGACAACGCGCTCGCCGGCTGGCTACCTGCTGCGCTCCTGAGGGCGCCTGGCCTCGCCGTGCTGGGCCTCGCCAACAATTACCTCGCCGGGGAGCTCCCcgccggcgggctcggcgggctgCAGGTTGTGGACCTCAGCAACAACTACTTCAGGGGGCAACTCCCGGCGGACTTCGGCGGAGCGCAGCTGAGGTTCCTCAACGTGTCGTCCAACAGCCTCACCGGCGCGCTCCCGGCCGAGCTGTCCCACGTCGTGCCGGCCAACACCACGGTGGATCTGTCCAACAATAACTTCACCGGCGCGGTCCCACCGGCCGGGCCCTTCGCCGCGCAGCCGGCGGCGGCGTACGAGGGCAACCCGGGGCTGTGCGGCCCGCCGCTGAAGCACGCGTGCTCCATCCCGTCGTCGCTCTCCAACCCGCCCAACGCCACCGACTCGCCGCCGGCGTTCGCGGCCATCCCCAAGAGCGCCGCCCGGGCGCCGCCGGGCTCCCCCGAGGCCCAGGCCCCGCGCGGCGGGCAGGGGAAGCTCAAACCTCTGGTGATCCTCGCCATCGTGGCCGGTGACCTCGCCGGCGTAGGGCTCCTCTTCATGCTCTTCATGTACGTCTACCACATCAGGAagaagcggcggcagcggcgggaggaGAACCCGACGGCGCAGCAGCACAAGGGCATCGGCGGCGGAGCCAAGGCATTGAGCGTCGCCAGAGCCAGAGAAGAAAAGACGGCCACGTCGAGGGGATGCTGCATTGGCGGCCGCAAGAACGACGGCTCCGACAGCTCGGACTGCTCGGCGTCGTCATCGGACGCGGCgtccgacgacggcggcggcgaggacccCAAGAAGAGAGCGGGGAGCTACATCGGCTGGGGCACCCCGCAGCACCACAGCAAGAACAAGCaggagcggcagcagcagcaggcgcCCGCGCCGGCGACGCTGGTgacggtggacggcggcgacggcgagctggAGATGGAGACGCTGCTCAAGGCGTCGGCCTACATCCTGGGCGCCACCGGGTCGAGCATCGTGTACAAGGCCGTGCTCGCGGACGGCACGGCGCTGGCCGTCCGGCGCATCGGCGAGAGCGGAGGCGCCGACAAGCTCAAGGACTTCGAGGCGCAGGTGCGCGCCGTCGCCCGGTTCCGGCACCCCAACATCCTCCGGCTCCGGGGCTTCTACTGGGGCGCCGACGAGAAGCTGCTCATCCACGACTACGCCGCCAACGGCAGCCTCGCCAACATCGCCTTCACCA GGCGGTTCGGCGCGCCGTCGCCGATGCACCTGAACCTGGAGGCGCGGCTGCGGATCGCGCGGGGGCTGGCGCGGGGGCTGGCATTCATCCACGACAAGAAGGGGGTCCACGGCAACGTGAAGCCCAGCAACATCCTGCTCGGCGCCGACATGGAGCCGGTGGTGGGCGACCTGGGGCTGGACCGGCTGCTGTCCGGCGAAGCGGCCgccagccggggcggcggcggcgcgtcggcgCGGCTGTTCGGGAGCAAGCGCTCCATGCACTCCACCAGCAGCCTGCCAGACCTGTCCCAGATGCCGGCCGGCGCCGGGGCCAGCCCGTCGGCGTCGGCCCCGCCGCCGTACCAGGCGCCCGAGTGCCTCAAGAGCCTGCGGCCCAACGCCAAGTGGGACGTCTACTCCTTCGgcatggtgctcctggagctgctcTCGGGGCGCGTCTACTCGGAGGTGGAGCTCTGCCAGTGGCACGCGGGCGTCGCCGGCGCCATCGACGACCAGCGCGGCCGCGTGCTGCGCATGGCCGACCCCACGCTCCGCGGCGAGGCCGTTGACGGCGGCAGCGAGGACGCGCTGCTCGGCTGCTTCCGGCTCGCATTCGCCTGCTGCGCCATGGCGCCCGGCAAGCGGCCCGCCATGCGGGACGCGGCCGCGCTCCTCGACAGGATCCCAGTGCTCTCCTCCGCATCCATCTCCGCCGTTGAAACTCCGCCATACTGA